A genome region from Trichosurus vulpecula isolate mTriVul1 chromosome 5, mTriVul1.pri, whole genome shotgun sequence includes the following:
- the LOC118850952 gene encoding zinc finger protein 786-like, producing MYRHKRSLINHQLIHSGERPFHCPECDKSFRQKSNMRAHQRCQHYGERPFSCVECGKDFAEKSKLANHMRVPSGEKPFQCPECNKSFHMKGDLKAHQRAHSRDRPFSCSECGKGFLVKSKLTNHFRVHTGEKPFQCLECEKSFRLKGMLKVHERVHTGERPFSCRKCGKGFTKQRKLTEHMRVHSREKPFQCLECDKSFRQKGQLLRHQRLHTGQIPFPCPHCEKTFHLKGDMNAHQRAHSRERSFSCSECEKNFTHQSKLTEHLRLHSGEKPFQCTECDKSFRLKGILKDHQCIHRGEKPFSCSECGKSFSRQSKLTEHGRVHSGEKPFWCQDCGKSFRLKGQLLSHQRLHTGERPFQCPECDKSYRVKADMKAHLRLHSREWPFSCDCGKGFTKHSKLIEHIRTHTGEKPFQCPKCDKSFRLKGQLLSHQGLHTGERPFHCPKCDKSFRQKGHLLTHQRIHKPERPFSCGECGKGFIYKSKLATHFRVHTKGKSCDVPSEANSTRKRFHIFELIESDWS from the coding sequence ATGTATCGCCATAAGAGGAGTCTGATCAACCACCAACTTATTCACAGTGGAGAAAGACCATTTCATTGTCCTGAGTGTGATAAGAGCTTCCGCCAGAAGAGCAACATGAGGGCCCATCAGCGTTGTCAACACTACGGGGAGAGGCCGTTCTCTTGTGTAGAATGTGGGAAGGACTTTGCTGAGAAATCTAAACTCGCAAACCACATGAGAGTGCCCAGTGGGGAGAAGCCATTCCAATGTCCTGAGTGTAACAAGAGCTTCCACATGAAAGGTGACCTGAAAGCTCACCAGCGTGCCCATAGTAGGGACAGGCCATTCTCTTGCAGTGAGTGTGGCAAGGGCTTTCTAGTAAAGTCTAAGCTCACCAACCACTTCAGAGTACATACAGGGGAGAAGCCATTCCAGTGTCTTGAATGTGAGAAGAGTTTTCGGCTGAAGGGCATGCTGAAAGTGCACGAGCGAGTGCATACTGGGGAGAGGCCATTCTCTTGCAGGAAATGTGGCAAGGGTTTCACCAAGCAGCGTAAGCTCACAGAACACATGAGAGTACATAGTAGGGAAAAGCCGTTCCAGTGTCTGGAGTGTGACAAGAGCTTCCGCCAAAAAGGGCAGCTGCTGAGGCACCAGCGCCTTCACACAGGGCAGATCCCTTTTCCGTGTCCTCACTGTGAGAAGACCTTCCACCTAAAGGGTGACATGAATGCTCATCAGCGTGCACACAGTAGGGAGAGGTCATTCTCTTGCAGTGAGTGTGAGAAGAACTTTACCCACCAGAGTAAACTCACTGAGCACCTCAGGCTGCATAGTGGGGAGAAGCCCTTCCAGTGCACTGAATGTGATAAGAGCTTTCGTCTCAAGGGCATCTTGAAGGACCACCAATGCATACACAGAGGAGAAAAGCCATTCTCTTGCAGTGAGTGTGGCAAGAGCTTTAGCAGGCAATCGAAGCTCACTGAACACGGGAGAGTGCACAGTGGGGAGAAGCCTTTCTGGTGTCAGGACTGTGGCAAGAGCTTCCGCCTAAAAGGCCAGCTGCTCAGTCACCAGCGCCTACACACAGGAGAGAGACCCTTCCAGTGCCCTGAGTGTGATAAGAGTTACCGTGTGAAGGCGGATATGAAGGCCCACCTGCGCTTACACAGTAGGGAGTGGCCATTCTCCTGCGATTGTGGTAAGGGCTTCACTAAACACTCCAAGCTCATTGAACACATTCGAACACACACAGGGGAGAAGCCCTTCCAGTGCCCTAAATGTGATAAGAGTTTCCGCCTGAAAGGGCAGCTGCTTAGCCATCAGGGCCTTCACACAGGGGAGAGACCTTTCCATTGCCCCAAATGTGACAAGAGTTTCCGACAAAAGGGACATCTCCTTACGCATCAGCGCATTCACAAGCCTGAGAGGCCATTCTCTTGTGGAGAGTGTGGCAAGGGCTTCATCTATAAATCTAAACTTGCCACTCACTTCAGAGTACACACCAAGGGTAAGTCCTGTGATGTCCCAAGTGAAGCTAATAGTACACGCAAGCGTTTCCACATATTTGAGTTAATAGAGTCTGATTGGAGTTGA